One Candidatus Binatia bacterium genomic region harbors:
- a CDS encoding carboxylesterase family protein: protein MARIVVHTPSGSLEGKQQKRGLVFRGIPFASPPVGPGRFRSPEPMPAWQGVRQATHFGPSAQQTPQTLLAARRLLGTVDDNSEDCLYLNVWTPAADSRPRPVMVWIHGGAFLLGSGSTALYSGSRLSQRGDVVVVSANYRLGVLGSLNMDALRGRPDEIEPNLGIKDQIAALRWVRDHIACFGGDPGNVTIFGESAGAMSVGTLLGTPAAEGLFHRAILQSGAASNVSEHEISERVGRAFLRYVGLPRANPAQLRRVPVGRLLTAQTATTRELSVGVANLPWQPSIDGQLLSEQPLQRIRNSGKTPVPVLMGSNQDEWALFMAADSSGRSLDEAGLERRILRVLSANSIDPNLLDRFHETYNESLGAPRYRWSRFMSDMVFHAPAGILADTLSRAGGEVYFYRFDGQLPLVGSYTGAFHGLDIPFVFGTVRKGPLAATMGWSSDIRTLSRRMQKSWARFAHGEVPGHDGLPSWPHWQPTTRQALRLAAKPGVLEDPHAAARKLWGPLLSPTPVLSSIDAQPSRVARE from the coding sequence ATGGCTCGGATTGTCGTGCATACACCCTCGGGTTCCCTCGAGGGAAAGCAGCAAAAGCGTGGCCTCGTTTTTCGAGGGATCCCCTTTGCGTCACCGCCTGTAGGCCCGGGACGTTTCCGATCGCCCGAACCGATGCCCGCGTGGCAGGGCGTGCGACAGGCAACGCACTTTGGTCCCTCCGCCCAGCAGACACCGCAAACACTTCTGGCCGCCCGCCGACTGCTCGGAACGGTTGACGATAATAGTGAGGATTGTCTCTACCTCAACGTATGGACCCCCGCGGCCGACAGCCGCCCTCGCCCCGTCATGGTCTGGATCCACGGCGGTGCTTTCCTTCTGGGCTCAGGGTCGACAGCCCTCTACAGCGGTTCCCGACTTTCGCAACGCGGTGATGTCGTTGTGGTTTCGGCAAACTATCGGCTCGGCGTTCTCGGATCGCTCAATATGGACGCGCTGCGAGGCCGTCCGGATGAGATTGAACCCAATCTGGGCATCAAGGATCAGATCGCCGCGCTGCGCTGGGTGCGCGACCATATCGCCTGTTTCGGCGGCGACCCGGGCAACGTCACCATCTTTGGTGAATCCGCAGGTGCAATGAGCGTTGGAACCCTCCTGGGTACACCGGCTGCGGAAGGACTCTTTCACCGTGCCATTCTGCAAAGCGGTGCGGCTTCAAATGTCTCCGAACACGAGATCTCCGAAAGAGTTGGGCGTGCCTTTTTACGTTACGTCGGCTTGCCGCGAGCCAACCCGGCGCAACTGCGTCGAGTGCCCGTCGGCCGCCTGCTCACAGCGCAAACAGCGACGACCCGCGAGCTTTCCGTAGGCGTGGCCAACCTTCCGTGGCAGCCATCGATCGACGGACAGCTTCTTTCCGAGCAACCGCTGCAAAGGATCCGCAATTCGGGCAAAACTCCCGTACCGGTTCTGATGGGGAGCAATCAGGACGAGTGGGCGCTGTTCATGGCAGCCGATAGCTCGGGACGAAGCCTCGACGAAGCCGGTCTCGAGCGCAGGATCCTCCGAGTGCTCTCGGCCAACAGCATCGATCCAAACCTCCTCGACCGGTTTCATGAAACGTACAACGAATCTCTCGGTGCACCCCGCTATCGATGGAGCCGGTTCATGTCCGACATGGTCTTTCACGCACCGGCCGGAATTCTCGCCGACACTCTGAGCCGCGCCGGTGGCGAGGTATATTTTTACCGATTCGACGGGCAGCTGCCGCTGGTTGGCTCCTATACGGGAGCATTTCACGGGCTCGATATCCCCTTTGTCTTCGGAACCGTGCGCAAAGGCCCGCTCGCCGCGACCATGGGATGGTCCTCCGACATCAGAACTCTTTCCCGACGTATGCAAAAATCCTGGGCGCGTTTTGCTCACGGTGAAGTTCCCGGCCACGATGGTCTGCCCAGCTGGCCGCATTGGCAGCCCACCACCCGGCAGGCGCTGCGACTGGCGGCAAAACCCGGGGTGCTGGAGGACCCTCATGCGGCGGCCCGGAAGCTTTGGGGTCCCCTGCTGTCGCCGACCCCGGTTCTCTCGTCGATCGACGCTCAGCCGTCGCGCGTCGCCCGCGAATAG
- a CDS encoding ferredoxin family protein, translating into MSYIVTRLCRDCVDTGCVAVCPVDCIYEYKGSDKDSFPNQLYINPDECIDCGACEPECPWQAIYEEVAVPEVFTDDTPLNYKMIDDMDNFEVKEQEKTDHPSEDAIEENKKKWGLTN; encoded by the coding sequence ATGTCCTACATCGTTACACGGCTCTGCCGCGATTGTGTGGATACTGGCTGTGTCGCCGTATGCCCCGTCGATTGCATTTATGAATACAAAGGCAGTGACAAGGACTCCTTCCCGAACCAGCTCTATATAAACCCGGACGAATGCATCGACTGCGGGGCCTGTGAGCCCGAATGCCCCTGGCAGGCGATCTACGAAGAAGTGGCTGTGCCTGAAGTCTTCACCGACGATACACCTCTGAATTACAAGATGATCGACGATATGGATAATTTCGAGGTCAAGGAGCAGGAAAAGACCGACCATCCCTCCGAGGACGCGATCGAAGAAAACAAGAAGAAGTGGGGTCTGACGAACTGA